A stretch of DNA from Gimesia chilikensis:
AGTCTGGCACGGAGCAAGGAGCGTAAAAGCAAAGAGGAGCAGGTCATCTGCGAAAGCCTGTCAGATCTGATTCAGGGCTGGATCAAGAACGGCGAATTCGAGCGACTGGAGTGCATGGAGCAGTTGTTCGTCTCGGGCAGAGCGAATAAAGAAGTCGCTGCCACGCTGCAGATTACTGAGCAGGCGGTTGCCAATCATAAGCATTTTGTGGTCGGCAAGTTGAAGGATGCCATCAAAACCGCCCAGATTCTCGATGCCGACCTGCAGGGACTGGGGCTGAATTGAATCTCGCTGGGCGCAGCAAAAAAACCTCATCCGAACATCCCGGACGAGGTTTTCATGTTTCTCGGATCCGCAACTAACGCTGCGACATCAACTTAGAACTTGATGTGCTTCCGTTTCGCCTTGCGTGCTTTGGCACTGGCAGGACGGCGACCGTGGTTTGCTTTTTTCAGTTTACGCTGTGTTTTAGCCATGACATTATCCTTCGATGGTCTTCAAATTATATGAATTAAGACCACACAATTACTGATGAGGTCTGCAGAATCTCTTTCGTAACGGGTCGGGTATTCTAGTCAAAGTATCGGATGAAAAAAAGCCATTCCGCTGAAAATCAGAGACGCTTTACCGAAATCCTCCGGTTTTGACCCGTTATTTAACCCGAAATTGGCCGCATATCAGGCTGAGCATGTGGACTGGTGTTCCGTTTTCCGGTAGCATAGCTTGAATCAATTGAACACTGGACATAATAAAAGTAATCCCCATTGATGACAGAGACCGTATATGCTGGCCAAGCTTTATACCTATTCCCTGTTTGGCATCGATGCCAGGCCGGTGGAAGTCGAAGTCGATATCTCGCCCGGCGCGCTGCCCAAGACCATTCTGGTCGGGCTGGCGGAGGCAGCCGTCAAAGAAAGCACTCACCGGATCGAACGGGCTCTGGTCAACAGCGGATACAATCGTCCGATCGACCGGATTGTGATCAACCTCTCCCCGGCCGACCTCCCCAAAGACGCCGCTTCCTTTGATTTACCGATCGCCCTCGGATTATTAACTGCCAGCGGACAACTCTCTTCAGACCGATTCGAAGACTACGCCGCCGTGGGAGAACTGGCCCTGGATGGCACGATTCGCCCCATTCGGGGTGCTCTGTCGATGGCACTCTCCGCCCGCGAGCAGGGAAAGCAGGGGCTGCTCGTCCCTGTCGAGAATGCCGATGAAGCAGCGGTCGTCGATGGTCTGGATGTCTACGCGGTCGGCACACTGGCCGAAGCGGTCGGATTTTATACGGGAACACTGCCCATCGAACCTATCGAGTTCAGCTGGGAAAATGCCCTTGAAGAACACGGCCATTACGACATCGACTACAGCGATGTGAAAGGACAGGAATACGCCAAACGCGCCATCACCGTCGCTGCCGCCGGCATGCATCATCTGCTAATGATCGGTTCGCCCGGGACCGGCAAGACATTGCTCGCATCACGGATCAGCACAATCCTGCCACGCCTGTCTCAGGAAGAGAGTCTGGAAACGACGCGGATCTACAGTGCGATGGGGCGCCTGTCGCGAGACCAGTCGCTGGTGATGTTACGCCAGTTCCGCACGCCCCATCATACCATCAGCGAAGCGATAGTCTCAAATTGTGCATTCTGACCAAACGCTCTCACTCTAATTTTAGAGACTTTCCATCGATGCTTGGATTTACGATCCCACCAAAAATCGACTCTGCAATCATGGCTGATAAGCAACTCTCGGAAAGTGTCTGCGTTCAAATGGAAACATCTTGAATACTTCCCGTCCCTGCTCTTCCCAGTCTCGATATCCACAAGTTGTCCACGCAAGCCCTCAAACAACTGTCGTCTTTCACGTAGAACATCTATCCATTCATCAGACGGGATAAAAGGATGCCTTGACTTTTTATTCTTGGCCTGCTCGATTACTTTTTCCAGTTCAGCACGCTCTGCTTTCAATTCGGATAACTGCTTGTCAAGTTGGGATAGATGTTCAGCAGAAGCCAAAAGTAAATTTTTTGTTCCCCGCTCAATCAGGTCATCCAGTTTTGACATCTTCAGTTCAACTTCGTTCGGTTTTACCTTTTTTAGTTTAGGTAATTTCATAGCTGATTGCTTCAGGACAATCTTGTCGATTCCTTCAAGCAATTTCTGTTTGAGGAAAGGGAGGACCAAATCTTCTTCAATCTTCCATTGGGCACAACTGCATTGCTTCCCATATTTGATGGCGGTTTTGCATACATAAATGATTCTACCAGATTTCTTTTTTTCTGTATTCTTACCACTCCGATTTAGATTCCCATACAGCGGTTTCCCACAGTTCCCGCAGTACAGGACATCCTTTAATAGATATCCACCTGATTTGTGGGAGTGGGTGTTAGTTTGTTTCCGACGCTCGATACGTCGCTGAACTTTGTCGAATAGCGTACGACTGACGATACCATCATGGGTATTCTTCTTTATAAGAGATTCACTATTGCGGACAACTGATGTCGTTTCAGATTTAACGACCTCTTCTCCGTCCAGCCGCCAGAATGTACCTGCTGCTCTTTTTCCAAGAGGAAGATCGCCTATATAGCGGAGATTACACAAAATATCTTGAATCGTTTTGGCACACCATTTCTTACCTGTTGGACTTGGAATATTTCTACTATTCAAATCAGCGGCAAGCCAACGGAAGCCGACATCTCGGTTTGCATAAGTCTCGAATAACCATTGGACAACTTCGACCTCATCTGGATCACCCGGAACAAATTCTTGTGACCAGTTTTTAGGTTTAGTAAACTTCTCCCTACGTCCTATAATTCTGATGTGGCATTTATCATCCACAACCTTGCGGGAGAAACCATAAGGTGTCTGCTGTCCGTATGGTGTGCCATTGGACCATGTGTTGAGTTTACCGATGAGTGTTTTCTGACCCAATTTGTATGAATATTCATGCTGGGCTTCGGAAAGAACTGAATCCACAATGCGTCCGGTATGAGTGTTCCAATCTGAATCACCTTCCAGAAGCGTATGTAGTATGACACCTGCATTCCTTAATGTCTGTTTGGCAAATGCACCTTCGATTGAGTCCAGCCGACCAAAACGGGATTTGTCAAGGCAGAGGATTACTTCGAAATTTCCTGTCGTTGAGTCAGAGAGCATTCGAGTAAATTCTGTTCTCTTATGTTGTTCACGGGAACCAGATTTCCCATCGTCAATATACCAAGTGACGATTTCGTAGCCGTTGGCTTTTGCATAGGCAGTAATTTGTTTGCGTTGCTGGGGGATACTAGTTTTTTGATCTTTATTTGACATCCGAAGATATGCGACTGTGGGAATTAAACGTGTCATTGAGATACTCCAAACTTGATGGGCCACATTCATCTGGAAAGCTATTGTAGAATGACCGAATCTTTTCGGGGAGTTCCGCCAGATGATGGAAGAACGATTGCTCATTGGAAGACTGTTTTACTTCTTTAACGTATACGAAGATTCAAATAAAAAACCCACGAAAATCGTGCCTTCGCCGCAGACATCTGCGACGAAAACTCTAATTCTCCGTGGGTGTGGTTGATTTTTGACACGGCTCCCGTGGCGTCCCTATTCTACGTACGAATATAATGATCGTAAAGTAGAACTTTAGAAATTATTCAAACGGTAGGATTATTGTTTCTGTCGATTCCAGAATTCCAGTTTTCCACGAATTGTTGTAAGTCCCAAAACGTGGAATTGCCGATCAACGGCGCAATGCGATCTTGGTCACGTGACCGTCAGTCATTTTGAACTGTTGTCTGTACTGTCATATTCGCTTCGACCTTCTCAACTATTTGTTCGGCTGAAAGAGGCAGCATATCCGTATCAGCGTCCCCACGCAGCAAATATCTGATTAGGGCCAGCCCGTCTTCTTGGTTTGTGAATTTTCCCATTTTCTTAAAGGTGTCATACAGCCCTCTGTTCTTAATGAGTTCCCACACTGAATCTGCGGCGAGCATTCGGTACGCAGTGTCGATTTGACTTTTCAGCCGTTCGCCATCACTGTTGTTTTGCCGAATGACTTCGGCTGCTTTCTTGGCCCAGCCAGCAGGGGTGTTATCGAAATTGATTCCTGAAAAAAGTTGCTCGTAATCTTCTACTCCAAGAAGATCACACAGCTTCTTGACTTGCTCTGCGTTTCGCCCCTCAACCCTTGTCAGCCCTCGTGAGCAAATCCGTCTCACCCACTTGTAGGGCAGGTCAGCTTTCTTTGCGGCATCCTTCTGCGAGAGGTTTCGCTCATTCAGCCGTCGCCGCACGTTCCGTTTAAATTCCTCGGGATCTCGTCTCATACCCTGATTGTCCCAGATCGTGTCCCATAAATCTACTTACTGTCCCAGAATGCCCCAGAAATTATTGGAAGTATTAGGACACTGGTAATGGTGGCGTGAGTCAGCCGAGTGGTTGGCCAAGACAAAACTCTGTTTCAGGAGAACAAAGTGATGAGTAGAGACGATTCACGCTAAACCTCAACTACCAAAATAAATCGGCGTTAGCAGCAAATTGAGCACTCATTACAGCTAGGAGAAAAAATGTCTGTAACCCAAATCAAATTAAGGAAAAGTCAAGAGGAAGCTTTCGCCGAATTAAGGCGACATGACCACGCTATATTAAATGCCCCGACAGGCTGGGGAAAAAGCATGGTGCTTTGTGCTCTTGCAGGTGATGACTTACTTTCTGGCACAGAAAGAAAAGTTGTTATTGCGATCCCCCAAACAGTTATAGCTAAAGGATTCATCCACGATGTTTCAATCAAATTGCCGACTGGTGAAATGCTTGATTGGGCTGTCAAACACAATCTGTGTAATTACATTCGGAACAAGACCGAAGAGCTATCGCAGTTTCTAACGGAACCAGCAAAAGATAAAAAGATTTTCAATCGAATTATCGTGACAACTCATGCTGGTTTAGCCCGGACATTCTCAAGCTTGTCTGATAAGCAACTCGCAGAAGCGACCAAGAACACTACATTCCTCATTGATGAATCACACCACATTTCGGGGGCAGATGAATCATGTAATCAACTAGGCGCAATCGTTAATTATATTCTGGATATCGATAATCCGACGACCACCACAAGATTGATCTTGGCGACAGCATTCTTTTTTCGTGGTGATCAATTACCGATTATCACAGAAAGTCATCTTGATCGGTTCTATCGACATTCAATTCAGTTTGACAAATATTGGCGGTCTCTCAAGCACATTAAATCATACAAGTATGATTTCGTTGCCTTTAAAGGCACAGTTTGGAAAAGTCTCAACCAACTACTTGCACAAGATCAAACTCCAACAATCATATATTGCCCGCCTAAAAATCATCGTCTGCTTCTCGGAAAAGAGAAGTCTGATTTTACAAAACGTATTGTGAGAACGATCAAAAAACACTATCCAGAGAGTGAGTTGTGGTCTGCTGACAGTGATAATGAAGGTCGAATTATTCTTGATCTTGTCGATGGGGATCATCGAGACGAGAAAATCAAGTTTGCGATGACACAGGGAGAGCAGATTGATGTAATTCTAACAGTTGGTATGTTTAAGGAGGGTGCTGATTGGCTACAGGCACAAAGAGTAATTGACCTAGTACCAAGTGGATCAGATCAAGACAGAAATCAACGCTTTGGAAGGCTTATCAGGGATTACCCCGGTAAGGAGCACATAAGCTATTTCTCTTTCTTTTCGGTCATTACAGATGCTCCAAAAGACGAGCAACGAAAATATTTATCTAAACTGTTTGCTCATTTTCATGCGTCTTTGATTTTGGACAATGCCCTTAATCCTATCAAAATGCCGAAGTATTATGATGATGGGCATTTTGAAGGGGGGAGCCAAGGCAGACCAGTAAATTTGCTTGGTCAGTATGATGAAGATTTGCAAGAGAGCATTCTTTCTGATTGTTATGATGCTATGATCTCATTGTTTGCTGATTGCGAGCAGCAAAACAGAAAACCTTCAGACACAGAGGCAAAAAATGCAATTGTTCGTGCTCTGAAAAACTTTGACATCGAACAAGAAGAACAGACAGCAAAACAAATAGTGTTGATGATCAGACGAAAAGCTAACATCACCCTTGCTGTTGATGATCTAGTCAATTCTGGATTCGACAAGGTTTGGTCTGACGATACTCTGAAAGGTCTACAGTTGTTTTCAGCAGGGTTTGGTGGTCCTACCAGATTTGCTGAATTGAGAAAAATTATTTCAGGAATCTTTGACTCAAATTGGCTTGGAAATTACGAGAAGATCAAGTCTTTACCTGCTTGCCCGCCACAAAGTAGTAAAGCTTACTGGTGGATCAGCAACAACAAGGCATTTTATCGAGATGGAAGGTTGTCAAAAGAAAGAATTCATCTTTTGGAATCAATCCCTTGGTGGGAATGGTTCAAAAAATATGATGATCGTTGGCAAGAATACTTTAATGAGATAAAAGCTTATAAGCATTATCCAACGAAGTTGTCTAAAGCATTAGAAAATTGGACTGGCAAGCAACGTCTGATTTACTCTGCTGGCAAACTATCTCAAGATAGAATTGAGCTACTAGAATCAATTAGTTGGTGGCAATGGAAGCCTGATCGATGGCATCGCAACTATGAATCAGTCAGAGTTTTGAAAAAAAGACCGTTTCCGAAGACTGACAAGAAATCAACTAATTGGTTTTATCAACAAAGGGTTGCTTATCATCGAGGCAATTTATCTGTTGAGAAAATCAAGTTGCTGGAAGCAATAATATGGTGGACGTGGGGATAAAAAAGGAGCTTCGGGATGATCTTTATACCCACTCATGTAAGAATCCGTAAGACTTATTTCGTCGGGAAAGTCGTCTTTGACTTCTACAATGGCAGACAGAATTTTGTTGAAGCGAGTAGCCAATACTTTAGTAATTGGCTTTGTGTTATCACTCGGTATTGACTGTTCGAGGTTTCTCTTTTAAGTCTCCAAACTGTTTTTGGCTAATTCGATTTTATCCACAAATATTCTTCCGATACGTGTATTGTCATCACAAAATGCCCCTTGGTTTTAAATGAACCAAGGGGCAAGGCACACAAAGGAGCTAGTGCTGTGTCAATTCCCGACACAGTAACTCATGGACACGCAACTTGTAACCCTAGAACCCTTTTGCTTAAGCACTTTTTTGACTCTTGGGCATCTCCATTTTTTCCATGAATTCAAATTTCTCGACTGTATGGAA
This window harbors:
- a CDS encoding helix-turn-helix domain-containing protein, with the translated sequence MRRDPEEFKRNVRRRLNERNLSQKDAAKKADLPYKWVRRICSRGLTRVEGRNAEQVKKLCDLLGVEDYEQLFSGINFDNTPAGWAKKAAEVIRQNNSDGERLKSQIDTAYRMLAADSVWELIKNRGLYDTFKKMGKFTNQEDGLALIRYLLRGDADTDMLPLSAEQIVEKVEANMTVQTTVQND
- a CDS encoding 50S ribosomal protein bL37, with the protein product MAKTQRKLKKANHGRRPASAKARKAKRKHIKF
- a CDS encoding Helicase associated domain protein, whose protein sequence is MSVTQIKLRKSQEEAFAELRRHDHAILNAPTGWGKSMVLCALAGDDLLSGTERKVVIAIPQTVIAKGFIHDVSIKLPTGEMLDWAVKHNLCNYIRNKTEELSQFLTEPAKDKKIFNRIIVTTHAGLARTFSSLSDKQLAEATKNTTFLIDESHHISGADESCNQLGAIVNYILDIDNPTTTTRLILATAFFFRGDQLPIITESHLDRFYRHSIQFDKYWRSLKHIKSYKYDFVAFKGTVWKSLNQLLAQDQTPTIIYCPPKNHRLLLGKEKSDFTKRIVRTIKKHYPESELWSADSDNEGRIILDLVDGDHRDEKIKFAMTQGEQIDVILTVGMFKEGADWLQAQRVIDLVPSGSDQDRNQRFGRLIRDYPGKEHISYFSFFSVITDAPKDEQRKYLSKLFAHFHASLILDNALNPIKMPKYYDDGHFEGGSQGRPVNLLGQYDEDLQESILSDCYDAMISLFADCEQQNRKPSDTEAKNAIVRALKNFDIEQEEQTAKQIVLMIRRKANITLAVDDLVNSGFDKVWSDDTLKGLQLFSAGFGGPTRFAELRKIISGIFDSNWLGNYEKIKSLPACPPQSSKAYWWISNNKAFYRDGRLSKERIHLLESIPWWEWFKKYDDRWQEYFNEIKAYKHYPTKLSKALENWTGKQRLIYSAGKLSQDRIELLESISWWQWKPDRWHRNYESVRVLKKRPFPKTDKKSTNWFYQQRVAYHRGNLSVEKIKLLEAIIWWTWG
- a CDS encoding recombinase family protein, whose product is MSNRSSIIWRNSPKRFGHSTIAFQMNVAHQVWSISMTRLIPTVAYLRMSNKDQKTSIPQQRKQITAYAKANGYEIVTWYIDDGKSGSREQHKRTEFTRMLSDSTTGNFEVILCLDKSRFGRLDSIEGAFAKQTLRNAGVILHTLLEGDSDWNTHTGRIVDSVLSEAQHEYSYKLGQKTLIGKLNTWSNGTPYGQQTPYGFSRKVVDDKCHIRIIGRREKFTKPKNWSQEFVPGDPDEVEVVQWLFETYANRDVGFRWLAADLNSRNIPSPTGKKWCAKTIQDILCNLRYIGDLPLGKRAAGTFWRLDGEEVVKSETTSVVRNSESLIKKNTHDGIVSRTLFDKVQRRIERRKQTNTHSHKSGGYLLKDVLYCGNCGKPLYGNLNRSGKNTEKKKSGRIIYVCKTAIKYGKQCSCAQWKIEEDLVLPFLKQKLLEGIDKIVLKQSAMKLPKLKKVKPNEVELKMSKLDDLIERGTKNLLLASAEHLSQLDKQLSELKAERAELEKVIEQAKNKKSRHPFIPSDEWIDVLRERRQLFEGLRGQLVDIETGKSRDGKYSRCFHLNADTFRELLISHDCRVDFWWDRKSKHRWKVSKIRVRAFGQNAQFETIASLMV